In Brachybacterium fresconis, the genomic stretch CCCGAACATGCGCTACCGCCAGGGCGAGATCGAGGGCGTCGAGCCCGAGCGCAAGGTGGTCCGCCTCAACGAGGGGCAGAAGGGCGTCCAGGAGCTGACCTACGACTACCTCATCGTCGCCAACGGTGCGACGACCACCTACTTCGGCACCCCCGGCGCCGAGGAGCACGCGATGCCGATGTACACGCGCTCGCAGGCGCTGGCCATCCGCGACCGCGTCTTCTCCGAGCTGGAGCGCTCCACCCGCGAGGACGCGCCCATCCACGACAAGCTCAACGTGTGCATCGTCGGCGGCGGGCCGACGGGAGTCGAGATCGCCGGGGCGCTGGCGGACTTCCGCATGCAGGAGCTCGACATCCTCTACCCCGAGATGGACCCGGGGACCCTGCAGGTCACGGTGCTGAACCGCGGCGATGAGCTGATCAAGGAGTTCTCGCCGGAGTTCCGCCAGTACGCCGCGGACGAGCTGGAGGATCGCGGCGTGAGGCTGCGGCTGGGCCACGGCGTGAAGTCCGTCGGCTACGACCATGTGGTCCTCGACGACGACACGGTCCTCGAATCCGACATCACCATCTGGGCCGCGGGCGTCGCCATCCCCACGTCGGTCAAGGAATGGGGGCTTCCGCAGGACAAGCGCGGCCGCCTCGCGGTCGACGATTACCTGCAGGTCAAGGGCTTCCCGGGCGTATACGCCGCGGGCGACATCGCCAGCCAGGACGACCCCCTCCCCCAGCTCGCGCAGCCCGCGATCCAGACCGGCCAGGCGGCGGCGAAGAACATCGCCGCGGAGGTCGCCGGCAAGTCGCGCAAGAAGTTCTCCTACACGAACCTGGGCACCATGGCCACGATCGGCCGCCACGCCGCGATCGCGGAGATCCCCGTGATCGGCGGGCTGACCGGATCCCTCGGCTGGTCGGCCTGGCTGGGCGTGCACATCGTCAAGATGATCGGCCACCGCAACCAGCGCGCCGTCGCGATGAACCTGATCTCGCTGTACGGCGGCACCCGCGCCACCCACCAGCCCAATCCCGTCGTCGGCGAGGTGGATTCCCTGCGCGCGGCCCGGATCTTCGAGGCACAGGCCCCGCACCGCTACTTCGGCAAGGGCGCCCTCGCGGGCACGCCCCACACTCGCGAAGCGGCTCAGGAAGCCCCGGGCGCCCGCGACGTCTCCGACCCGATCAAGGACTGACAGGCGGGGCGGCGGCTGGGCAGCACCTGTCGTAACGCGCCGCGTCGGGAGTCCCGTCAGCCCTGCCGCGGATCGGGTTCCGCCGGCCCTGTCGAGCATCGCGAGTTGCCAGCCCTGCCCAGCATCGAGTTGCCAGCCCTCTGCCGAGCATCGAGTGTCGACAGCCCTGCCGCGGATCGGGTTCTGCCGGCCCTGTCGAGCATCGAGAGCGTCGTTCTGGGCGCCTCGGCCGACGTCGAGGCGCCCAGAATGACACTCTCGGCTGGCCGGTCCGGCCCCGTCACCGGGAATTGCGGATGAGTGCGATGAGCTGGTCGGCGTCCGCACGCAGCGGAGGCATGATGATCGTGCCCGTCGAGGTGCGCTGCCCGGCCGGCGCCCCGTCGTCGCTGCTCCGAGCGCCCGGACCTGTCGACCCGCCTGCTCCCGGCTCCGCCGACCGTGACGTTCGGGGCGCTTCGGCCCCCTCATTGCGCACCGAATGCAACGGTCGAGCGACCTCCGGCGGTCCTTCGGCATGCGAGACGCCGCCTGCGGCCGATGGGGCAGCACCACCAGCACCAGCACCAGCACCAGCACCAGCACCAGCAGCACCACCAGCACCAGCACCAGCACCAGCACCAGCACCAGGCTGCCCCACCCCCGGCAGCGGCGCGGCGTACAGCGCGGCCGTGTAGGCGGAGGAGATGCGGGCGGCGGTCTCGCGGTGCTCGGGCGTGACGTCGAGCTCGCCCTCGGCGATCTGGTCGAGCAGGTCCTCCAGCGCACGGGCCGGGGGCATGGTGTCGTCGAGCGCGAGGTGCTGCGGCGGGGTGCCCCAGGCCCCCGTCCACCCGAGCACGCGGATCACCCGGGCGCGCACGGTCAGCTCACCGGTCAGCTCCGACCAGGCCAGCTCACCCGCGCGCCGGCGGTCCCGTTCCGCCATGATCGCGCCGGCGCCCCCGGAGCCTCCCGAGTCCCCGCCGACCCAGCTGGCGGCGCCACCGGCACCCCCGCCGTCCACCAGGGCGTTCCAGCGCTGCTCGCGCAGGTGCACGCGATGGCGGCGGAGCAGCAGCACGGCTGCGGCGCCGGCCGCCGCGATGAGCACCCCGATGGCCAGGCCCCCGTACAGCCCGCTCTCGACGCGCTCGACGGTCTGCGGATCGGCGGCCAGCCCCCCGCCGTCCGAGGTGCCGGCGTCGGTGGTGTCCTCGGGGTCCTCCTCGGTGGTGGAGTCCTCGCTGGTCGACTCCGGGGAGGTCTCCTCCGCGGTCGGCTCCGCGCTGGTGGCCTCGGGGCTCTGCTCCGCCTCGTTGCCGCCGTCCTCCTGCGTGATGCCGGGAGCGCTGACCCCGTTGGCGGCGGCCGCGGGCGTCGGCTCGAACCGCACCCAGCCGTGCTCGGGACCGAACCACACCTCCGGCCAGGCGTGGGCGTTCTTGGAGCTGACGGACCATCCCGCCCCCTGCTGGTCGCCGGGGGTGAAGCCGATGGCCACGCGCGTGGGATAGCCCTGCGCGGTCATCATCAGCGCGAAGGTGGAGGCGAACTGCTCGCAGTAGCCGATGCGGTCGGAGAGGAACGATTCCAGCGGGTCCTCCCCCGGCGGGGAGTTCACGGTCAGCGAGTAGGCGAAGGAGGAGCGGAAGTACTCCTGATAGGCGACGGCGGTGTCGAAGGCGTTGTCGGCCCCGGCGTCCTCGGCGACCTGGGCGGCGAGGTCCTGGGCGATCTGCGGCACCTCTTCACGAGAGGTGTAGCCGGCCTCGAAGGGCTGCTCGAACGCGGCGGGGTCCACGCGGCGCAGCTCGTCGGCGGTAGCGGGGTTCTGCTCGGACAGGATCGTGTAGTCCAGGCCGGTCAGCGGCACGTTGGTGCGGCCGACGGCGATCGCCCCGTTGGAGGGCTGCAGGGCCAGGGCACGGCTGATGCGCGGCTCGGAGGTGTCGATCCCGCGGATGTTGTCGGGCACGGGCAGGCGGTCCCCGCCGAGGCTCTCGACGGAGAACTCGGTGCGGATGAGGTTCCCGGAGGAGGGGTCGACGGCGTTGCCGTCATCGCGGGCGTCGGAGAAGGAGGCCTCCCCCAGCGCCAGGTCCTCGCCGGCGGTGTCGTTGCGGTAGGTCTCGCCGTCGAAGGTGTTCAGGGTGCGCAGGCGCAGGTAGGAGGGCTCCGTGGCGGTGGTGGTGTAGCGGAGCACCTCGATGTCGTCCTGCTGCAGCAGGGAGCGGCGCACGGAGACGTCGTCGTCGATCATGACCGGGCCCAGCTGCGGCATGTCGCGGTTCTGCCAGCGGTTGATCACGTCCATGTCGAGGGCGACCTGGGTGGGGGCGAGCTGCGGCAGCGCCAGCCCCAGCGGCATGGCGAGCACGGCCACCAGCAGCAGGGAGGCGACGGCACCGCCCGCGGTGCGCAGCGGCCGGGGCAGGGGGCCCGCCTGCGGCCGGCGGTCGCCCGCGATGTAGACGGGATCGGCATGGACGGTGCGGGTGGCCAGGATCATCAGCCCCGCCGCCAGCGGACCGACCACCGTCCACCAGGGGCCGCCGGAGGGCTGCTGCAGGGCGGGGATCAGGATCGTCCCCATCAGGGCGAG encodes the following:
- a CDS encoding DUF3488 and transglutaminase-like domain-containing protein, translated to MSPLMGRPALGGNALIGRSLLLLLAILLASGPLSILLAGTSWFLLTLTAATPVVIGGLVLRHLVNRQMLVPLLQLVLVAVLVLVVETAQGLLTIGDGPLAMLAQQSVIFPGALSELASGMAPLTLGARGTVLVVALLALGALVLDLVFIDLGWHTPTGLALMGTILIPALQQPSGGPWWTVVGPLAAGLMILATRTVHADPVYIAGDRRPQAGPLPRPLRTAGGAVASLLLVAVLAMPLGLALPQLAPTQVALDMDVINRWQNRDMPQLGPVMIDDDVSVRRSLLQQDDIEVLRYTTTATEPSYLRLRTLNTFDGETYRNDTAGEDLALGEASFSDARDDGNAVDPSSGNLIRTEFSVESLGGDRLPVPDNIRGIDTSEPRISRALALQPSNGAIAVGRTNVPLTGLDYTILSEQNPATADELRRVDPAAFEQPFEAGYTSREEVPQIAQDLAAQVAEDAGADNAFDTAVAYQEYFRSSFAYSLTVNSPPGEDPLESFLSDRIGYCEQFASTFALMMTAQGYPTRVAIGFTPGDQQGAGWSVSSKNAHAWPEVWFGPEHGWVRFEPTPAAAANGVSAPGITQEDGGNEAEQSPEATSAEPTAEETSPESTSEDSTTEEDPEDTTDAGTSDGGGLAADPQTVERVESGLYGGLAIGVLIAAAGAAAVLLLRRHRVHLREQRWNALVDGGGAGGAASWVGGDSGGSGGAGAIMAERDRRRAGELAWSELTGELTVRARVIRVLGWTGAWGTPPQHLALDDTMPPARALEDLLDQIAEGELDVTPEHRETAARISSAYTAALYAAPLPGVGQPGAGAGAGAGAGGAAGAGAGAGAGAGGAAPSAAGGVSHAEGPPEVARPLHSVRNEGAEAPRTSRSAEPGAGGSTGPGARSSDDGAPAGQRTSTGTIIMPPLRADADQLIALIRNSR
- a CDS encoding NAD(P)/FAD-dependent oxidoreductase, with translation MVLPFLTPRPTVPAKDGASWPHVIILGGGFAGAHAVGALRDARVRVTLIDRNVYKTFQPLLYQVATAGLNPGDVTMFLRGLSLKVPNMRYRQGEIEGVEPERKVVRLNEGQKGVQELTYDYLIVANGATTTYFGTPGAEEHAMPMYTRSQALAIRDRVFSELERSTREDAPIHDKLNVCIVGGGPTGVEIAGALADFRMQELDILYPEMDPGTLQVTVLNRGDELIKEFSPEFRQYAADELEDRGVRLRLGHGVKSVGYDHVVLDDDTVLESDITIWAAGVAIPTSVKEWGLPQDKRGRLAVDDYLQVKGFPGVYAAGDIASQDDPLPQLAQPAIQTGQAAAKNIAAEVAGKSRKKFSYTNLGTMATIGRHAAIAEIPVIGGLTGSLGWSAWLGVHIVKMIGHRNQRAVAMNLISLYGGTRATHQPNPVVGEVDSLRAARIFEAQAPHRYFGKGALAGTPHTREAAQEAPGARDVSDPIKD